A stretch of the Lolium perenne isolate Kyuss_39 chromosome 3, Kyuss_2.0, whole genome shotgun sequence genome encodes the following:
- the LOC127340096 gene encoding phenylacetaldehyde reductase codes for FRFVGHGLAGIQRVPCWPFVCVKSGGQADRTEHRRDGATAPAVEGDSGCALGGLVCVTGGSGFIGSWLVRLLLDRGYTVHATVKNIQDEGETKHLQALDGADTRLRLFQMDLLDPASIRPAVEGAHGVFHLASPVILQPAQDPEKELLQPAVEGTRNVLRAAKDCGVNRVVLVSSQTAMVPNPDWPADKVIDDDSWADVEILKKLELWYNVSKTLAEKAAWDFAGEEGLPLVVLNPSLVLGPTLTPAATPSQRLLMQLLGGQKLDMEPYYIGCVDVRDVAQSLLVLYENPSAQGRHLCLESTERLVDFIDKLANLYPEFPLHRIKEDKQVWVVRSKVGSQKLIDLGVRFTPFEKTVRDTVDCLRSKGLI; via the exons TTCCGCTTCGTCGGTCACGGACTAGCAGGCATTCAGAGAGTACCGTGTTGGCCTTTTGTTTGTGTCAAGAGCGGTGGACAGGCGGATCGTACCGAGCACCGGCGAGATGGCGCGACGGCGCCGGCGGTAGAGGGAGACAGCGGCTGTGCCCTTGGCGGGCTCGTATGCGTGACTGGCGGCAGCGGCTTCATCGGCTCCTGgctcgtccgcctcctcctcgacCGCGGTTACACCGTCCATGCCACCGTCAAGAACATCC AGGACGAGGGGGAGACGAAGCACCTGCAAGCTCTGGACGGCGCGGACACACGGCTCCGGCTGTTCCAGATGGACCTCCTCGACCCTGCTTCCATCAGGCCGGCGGTCGAGGGCGCCCACGGCGTCTTCCACCTGGCCAGCCCTGTGATCCTGCAGCCCGCACAAGATCCCGAG AAGGAGCTGCTGCAGCCAGCGGTTGAGGGCACGCGCAACGTCCTCCGTGCCGCGAAAGACTGCGGCGTCAATCGTGTTGTGCTGGTGTCTTCGCAGACTGCCATGGTGCCGAATCCTGACTGGCCTGCCGACAAGGTCATCGATGACGACTCCTGGGCCGACGTTGAGATCCTCAAGAAACTTGAG CTTTGGTACAACGTATCTAAAACGCTGGCGGAGAAGGCTGCATGGGACTTCGCCGGAGAGGAAGGGTTGCCGCTGGTGGTGCTGAATCCATCGTTGGTGCTGGGCCCAACCTTGACCCCAGCAGCCACTCCTAGTCAACGTCTGCTGATGCAGCTCCTGGGAG GCCAGAAGCTTGACATGGAACCCTACTACATTGGCTGCGTTGATGTTAGAGATGTGGCACAGTCTCTCCTTGTGCTCTACGAGAACCCATCGGCGCAGGGACGCCACTTGTGCCTGGAGTCCACTGAGCGTCTCGTCGATTTCATCGATAAACTTGCCAATCTTTACCCTGAATTCCCGCTTCACAG GATCAAGGAGGACAAACAAGTCTGGGTCGTGAGGTCCAAGGTTGGCTCCCAGAAATTGATTGATTTGGGCGTTCGCTTCACTCCATTTGAGAAAACTGTTAGGGACACGGTGGACTGCTTGAGGAGCAAAGGATTAATCTAG